The Methylomagnum ishizawai genome has a window encoding:
- the cas7e gene encoding type I-E CRISPR-associated protein Cas7/Cse4/CasC, whose protein sequence is MFVQIHTLTSYHAALLNRDDVGLAKRIPFGDAPRLRVSSQCLKRHWRAALAQDTGLPGAIRSRQFFAREILPRLVAADLPEDLARRLTRRLMEKLIDGGTEDGESLALKQAVLFGKPEADYLVALLEKCAAAGDGDAAIGALDAHFKAEKKNLKAMLRQAGYGNLFAGIEGALFGRFVTSDVLARSDAPVHVAHAFTVHPLDTEVDYFTAVDELNRINEPGAAHAGDMELGSGLFYGYVAVDIPLLVSNFCGCDIRDWRNQDAATPRAVLRHLIRAIATVSPGAKLGATAPYAYSEFVLLEAGHQQPRSLANAYLQALDHRGDLMQNAIDRLDGHLDSLEAMYGPTSEARALSTNRDWPGTGPARQPLDAAIAHILDAALGA, encoded by the coding sequence ATGTTCGTACAGATCCATACCCTGACCTCCTATCACGCGGCCCTGTTGAACCGCGACGATGTCGGCCTCGCCAAGCGGATTCCGTTCGGGGACGCGCCGAGGCTCCGGGTTTCCTCCCAATGCCTCAAGCGCCATTGGCGGGCCGCGCTGGCCCAGGACACCGGGCTGCCCGGCGCGATCCGCTCGCGGCAGTTCTTCGCCCGCGAAATCCTGCCCCGGCTGGTCGCCGCCGACCTGCCCGAGGATTTGGCCCGGCGCTTGACCCGGCGGCTGATGGAGAAGCTGATCGACGGCGGCACCGAGGACGGCGAATCCCTGGCGCTGAAACAAGCGGTGCTGTTCGGCAAGCCGGAGGCGGATTATCTGGTGGCGCTGCTGGAGAAATGCGCGGCGGCGGGGGACGGGGACGCGGCCATCGGCGCTTTGGACGCCCATTTCAAGGCCGAGAAAAAGAACCTCAAGGCCATGCTGCGCCAGGCCGGTTACGGCAATCTGTTCGCGGGGATCGAGGGGGCCCTGTTCGGCCGTTTCGTGACTTCCGATGTGCTGGCCCGTTCCGACGCCCCGGTGCATGTGGCCCACGCCTTCACCGTCCATCCCCTGGATACCGAAGTGGATTATTTCACCGCCGTGGACGAACTCAACCGCATCAACGAGCCGGGCGCGGCCCACGCCGGGGATATGGAGCTCGGCAGCGGCCTGTTCTACGGCTATGTCGCGGTGGATATCCCGCTGCTGGTTTCCAATTTCTGCGGCTGCGATATCCGCGATTGGCGCAACCAGGACGCGGCCACACCCCGCGCCGTGCTGCGGCACTTGATCCGGGCCATCGCCACGGTGTCGCCGGGGGCCAAGCTCGGGGCCACCGCGCCCTATGCCTACAGCGAATTCGTGCTGCTGGAAGCCGGGCATCAGCAACCCCGCAGCCTCGCCAACGCCTATCTGCAAGCCCTCGACCACCGGGGCGACCTGATGCAGAACGCCATCGACCGCCTCGACGGCCACCTCGACAGCCTGGAGGCGATGTACGGCCCCACCAGCGAAGCCCGCGCCCTCAGCACCAACCGCGACTGGCCCGGAACCGGCCCGGCCCGGCAGCCTTTGGACGCCGCCATCGCGCACATCCTGGACGCCGCCCTCGGAGCCTAG
- the cas5e gene encoding type I-E CRISPR-associated protein Cas5/CasD: MDILLLRFDAPLMSFGAVMVDQHGPTDRFPGLSMLAGLFGNALGLRHGDAHALEALQNRIEYAARWDIEPKELLDYHTVDLGQAKMSEPGWTTRGEPEHRTGGAAAAQGIHQRYRHYWANGVMTLAVGLRGEGAEPSATTLAERLRQPARPLFLGRKTCLPSAPLLLGRADAPDVVAALRTAPVARRPGHVPATRMAACWPLGFGEIGPGRRVPVYDRRDWRNQVHAGRRQRYEGWLEVGTP; this comes from the coding sequence ATGGATATCCTGCTGCTGCGGTTCGACGCGCCCTTGATGAGCTTCGGCGCGGTCATGGTGGACCAGCATGGTCCCACCGACCGCTTTCCGGGGCTGTCGATGCTGGCGGGCTTGTTCGGCAACGCGCTGGGGCTGCGCCATGGCGACGCCCACGCCCTGGAAGCCCTGCAAAACCGCATCGAATACGCCGCCCGCTGGGATATCGAGCCCAAGGAATTGCTGGACTACCACACGGTGGACCTGGGCCAGGCCAAGATGTCCGAACCCGGTTGGACCACCCGCGGCGAACCCGAACACCGCACCGGCGGCGCGGCGGCGGCGCAGGGCATCCACCAGCGCTACCGGCATTATTGGGCCAACGGGGTGATGACCCTGGCGGTGGGCCTGCGGGGGGAAGGGGCCGAACCCTCGGCGACGACCCTGGCGGAACGGCTGCGCCAGCCGGCGCGTCCCTTGTTCCTGGGGCGCAAGACCTGCCTGCCCAGCGCCCCTTTGCTACTGGGGCGGGCCGACGCCCCCGACGTGGTCGCGGCGCTCCGGACGGCCCCGGTGGCGCGGCGACCGGGCCATGTTCCCGCCACCCGGATGGCGGCCTGCTGGCCGCTGGGCTTCGGCGAAATCGGGCCGGGCCGCCGCGTCCCGGTCTACGACCGGCGCGATTGGCGCAACCAGGTCCACGCCGGGCGGCGGCAACGCTACGAAGGCTGGCTGGAGGTCGGCACCCCATGA
- a CDS encoding DUF2288 family protein, translating to METTELHRKLAAETGLISWGDLQRHFARGVVVAVSPGLDLVEVAARVAADDAGALRGWLDAGRVVRATDEHAQRWEATGQTLRAVVVAPWVLAQEAGGH from the coding sequence ATGGAAACGACCGAGTTGCATAGGAAGTTGGCCGCCGAGACCGGCCTGATTTCCTGGGGTGATTTGCAGCGGCATTTCGCCAGGGGCGTCGTGGTCGCGGTGTCCCCCGGCCTGGACCTGGTCGAGGTGGCGGCGCGGGTCGCGGCGGACGACGCCGGGGCCTTGCGGGGCTGGCTGGACGCGGGCCGGGTGGTCCGCGCCACCGACGAACATGCCCAGCGCTGGGAAGCCACGGGGCAGACGCTGAGGGCGGTGGTGGTCGCGCCCTGGGTCTTGGCGCAGGAGGCGGGCGGGCACTGA
- a CDS encoding type I-E CRISPR-associated protein Cas6/Cse3/CasE, with protein MNPRLYMLNLDLDTEALIRFAQDQGLNHGHDEDLGYAAHAWLAACFGELAPKPFRLLNHHGPHLRLLAYSEHDSQTLLDRAAAAPEARKALHPTGPVHAALAGNWRVGDRLDFELLACPVTRRDQSEKDVYLRRLENPPQGQPPPERGAVYRDWLAAQLAGAADLESFRLEGFHLVRILRRTQATATAKTRTAPAITRPRALCRGGLRIADPELFQSLLKRGIGRHRAFGYGMLLLRPGAGIS; from the coding sequence ATGAACCCGCGCCTCTACATGCTGAACCTGGACCTCGATACCGAGGCCTTGATCCGGTTCGCGCAGGATCAAGGACTCAACCACGGCCACGACGAAGACCTGGGCTACGCGGCCCATGCCTGGCTCGCGGCCTGCTTCGGCGAACTCGCGCCCAAGCCCTTCCGCCTGCTCAACCATCACGGGCCGCATCTACGGCTCCTGGCCTACAGCGAACACGACAGCCAAACCCTGCTGGACCGCGCCGCCGCCGCGCCGGAAGCCCGGAAGGCGCTGCATCCCACCGGTCCCGTCCACGCCGCCCTGGCCGGGAATTGGCGGGTCGGCGACCGGCTGGACTTCGAATTGCTGGCCTGTCCCGTCACCCGCCGGGACCAGAGCGAAAAGGACGTGTATCTCCGGCGCTTGGAAAACCCGCCACAGGGCCAGCCCCCGCCGGAACGCGGCGCGGTCTACCGCGACTGGCTGGCCGCGCAACTGGCCGGGGCGGCGGATTTGGAAAGCTTCCGGCTGGAAGGCTTCCATCTGGTCCGCATCCTCCGGCGGACCCAGGCCACGGCGACGGCGAAAACCCGCACGGCCCCGGCCATCACCCGGCCCAGGGCGCTGTGCCGGGGCGGGCTGCGCATCGCCGACCCCGAACTTTTCCAAAGCCTGCTGAAACGCGGCATCGGGCGGCACCGGGCCTTCGGCTATGGCATGTTGCTCTTGCGGCCCGGCGCGGGTATAAGTTGA